One window of Stenotrophomonas indicatrix genomic DNA carries:
- a CDS encoding glucan biosynthesis protein: MQRRDFIRNASLALAAFGLPSLPACAASKSGQLGLRRLGQPQPFDFATLKGQARALAQAPYQSHKRVLPGKLEALDWDQYQSIGYRQDHALWADQPGKFQAKFFHLGLYFHSPVRMFDVVDGKAQELAYDGAAFNYGKSGLKNGELPADLGFAGFRLNTRKDTDRDFAAFLGASYFRAVGKEGQYGQSARGLAIDTGMGKPEEFPDFIAYYLEQPAADSDTIIVYALLDSPSVAGAYRFAVTNGDVLLMDIDSALYPRKTIERLGIAPCTSMYQVGENDRRMGWDWRPEIHDTDGLSLWTGAGEWIWRPLVNPRNLRFNMFVDRNPRGFGLLQRDRNFDHYQDDGVFYEKRPCLWVEPKGDWGEGSVQLVEIPTVDETFDNIVAFWNPKEKPQPGQELLVGYRLYWGAQPPARTPLAHCVASRTGLGGVIGKKREYFSWRFAVDFEGGELASLIDKADVEAVVETSRGRVEIVSARPLREIKGYRAMFDLVPPEGSTEQIDIRLYLRSGGKTLTETWLYQYSPPPAGAPERTLY; this comes from the coding sequence ATGCAACGACGCGACTTCATCCGCAATGCCTCCCTGGCCCTGGCCGCCTTCGGCCTGCCGTCACTGCCGGCCTGCGCGGCCAGCAAGAGTGGCCAGCTTGGGCTGCGCCGGCTTGGCCAGCCGCAGCCGTTCGATTTCGCCACCCTGAAGGGCCAGGCGCGCGCGCTGGCACAGGCGCCGTACCAGAGCCACAAGCGGGTGCTGCCGGGCAAGCTGGAGGCGCTGGACTGGGATCAGTACCAGTCGATCGGCTACCGCCAGGACCATGCCCTGTGGGCCGACCAGCCGGGAAAATTCCAGGCCAAGTTCTTCCATCTGGGCCTGTACTTCCATTCGCCCGTGCGCATGTTCGACGTGGTCGACGGCAAGGCGCAGGAGTTGGCCTATGACGGCGCCGCGTTCAACTACGGCAAGAGCGGGTTGAAGAACGGTGAGCTGCCGGCCGACCTCGGCTTTGCCGGGTTCCGACTGAACACGCGCAAGGACACCGACCGTGATTTCGCCGCGTTCCTGGGGGCCAGCTACTTCCGCGCAGTGGGCAAGGAAGGCCAGTACGGCCAGTCCGCGCGTGGCCTGGCCATCGACACCGGCATGGGCAAGCCCGAGGAATTCCCGGACTTCATCGCCTATTACCTGGAACAGCCTGCGGCCGACTCGGACACGATCATCGTCTACGCGCTGCTGGATTCGCCCAGCGTGGCCGGTGCCTACCGTTTCGCCGTCACCAACGGCGATGTGCTGCTGATGGACATCGACAGCGCGCTGTACCCGCGCAAGACCATCGAGCGGCTGGGCATCGCCCCCTGCACCAGCATGTACCAAGTGGGCGAGAACGACCGCCGCATGGGCTGGGACTGGCGCCCGGAGATCCACGATACCGACGGCCTGTCGCTGTGGACCGGCGCTGGCGAGTGGATCTGGCGGCCGCTGGTGAACCCGCGCAACCTGCGCTTCAACATGTTCGTCGACCGCAATCCGCGTGGCTTCGGCCTGCTGCAGCGTGACCGCAACTTCGACCATTACCAGGACGACGGCGTGTTCTACGAGAAGCGTCCATGCCTGTGGGTGGAGCCGAAGGGCGACTGGGGCGAGGGTTCGGTGCAACTGGTGGAAATTCCCACCGTCGATGAAACCTTCGACAACATCGTGGCCTTCTGGAACCCGAAGGAAAAGCCGCAGCCGGGCCAGGAACTGCTGGTCGGCTACCGGTTGTACTGGGGCGCGCAGCCGCCGGCGCGTACGCCGCTGGCCCACTGCGTGGCCAGCCGCACCGGTCTGGGCGGGGTAATCGGCAAGAAGCGCGAGTATTTCTCCTGGCGTTTCGCGGTGGACTTCGAAGGCGGCGAACTGGCCAGCCTGATCGACAAGGCCGACGTCGAAGCGGTTGTCGAGACCAGCCGTGGCCGGGTGGAGATCGTCTCGGCGCGGCCGTTGCGCGAGATCAAGGGCTACCGCGCGATGTTCGACTTGGTACCGCCGGAGGGCAGCACCGAGCAGATCGACATCCGTCTGTACCTGCGCAGTGGCGGCAAGACCCTCACTGAAACCTGGCTGTACCAGTACAGCCCGCCGCCGGCCGGTGCGCCGGAGCGCACGCTGTACTGA
- the mutM gene encoding bifunctional DNA-formamidopyrimidine glycosylase/DNA-(apurinic or apyrimidinic site) lyase, translated as MPELPEVETTRRGLAPHLQGRRVHGVILRRADLRWPISLEVAELLPGQRIEDVRRRAKYLLLDTAIGSAVLHLGMSGSLRVLPGDTPLRAHDHVDISLDNGRLLRFNDPRRFGSLLWQPAGEVHPLLQGLGPEPLDEAFDGDYLFARSRGRSASVKTFLMDQAVVVGVGNIYAAESLFKAGISPLREAGKVTRERYRRLATAVKETLDYAITRGGTTLRDFISPDGAPGYFEQELLVYGRDGLPCPSCGRPLKHAMIGQRASVWCSRCQR; from the coding sequence ATGCCCGAACTGCCCGAAGTAGAAACCACCCGCCGTGGCCTGGCGCCACACCTGCAGGGCCGCCGCGTGCATGGGGTGATCCTGCGCCGTGCCGACCTGCGTTGGCCGATTTCACTGGAAGTGGCCGAGCTGCTGCCCGGCCAGCGCATCGAAGACGTGCGCCGCCGCGCCAAGTACCTGCTGCTGGATACCGCCATCGGCAGCGCCGTGCTGCACCTGGGCATGTCCGGAAGCCTGCGCGTGCTGCCCGGCGACACCCCGCTGCGTGCCCACGACCATGTGGACATCAGCCTGGACAATGGCCGCCTGCTGCGCTTCAACGACCCGCGTCGCTTCGGCAGCCTGCTCTGGCAACCGGCCGGCGAGGTGCATCCGCTGCTGCAGGGGCTGGGCCCGGAACCGCTGGATGAAGCCTTCGACGGCGACTACCTGTTCGCCCGCAGCCGCGGCCGTAGCGCATCGGTGAAGACTTTCCTGATGGACCAGGCAGTGGTGGTCGGCGTGGGCAACATCTACGCGGCCGAGAGCCTGTTCAAGGCCGGCATCAGCCCGCTGCGCGAAGCTGGCAAGGTCACCCGCGAGCGCTACCGGCGGCTGGCCACGGCAGTGAAGGAAACGCTGGACTACGCGATCACCCGTGGTGGCACCACCCTGCGTGATTTCATCAGCCCCGACGGCGCCCCGGGCTACTTCGAGCAGGAGCTGCTGGTCTATGGCCGCGATGGCCTGCCGTGTCCCAGCTGCGGCCGCCCGCTCAAGCACGCGATGATCGGCCAGCGGGCCAGCGTGTGGTGCAGCCGCTGCCAGCGCTGA
- a CDS encoding sel1 repeat family protein: protein MRPALLLLPLLFLPLFATAAERPSGEEDAAVIGAGFMDSHPDMMYRQWGVNALRRNDVNGAMDNFRLAARYADKPAQGYLGEMYWYGVEQPRNPVMAYAWMDVAAERGYPLFVDLRNEYWATLPLEQHDAARAQASALRAEYGDEVARPRMAEVLRKGRREMTGSRVGSMSNNVDIVYMDGGISRTIKADRLYDPRYWDPKQYERWQDETWMKIRRGTVEVGVPTQSHATDAKP from the coding sequence ATGCGCCCCGCCCTGCTGTTGCTTCCTCTGTTGTTCCTGCCCCTGTTCGCCACTGCGGCCGAGCGCCCGTCCGGCGAAGAGGACGCGGCCGTGATCGGTGCTGGTTTCATGGACAGCCATCCGGACATGATGTATCGGCAGTGGGGCGTCAACGCCCTGCGCCGCAACGACGTCAACGGCGCGATGGACAACTTCCGGCTGGCCGCACGCTATGCCGACAAGCCCGCGCAGGGCTACCTGGGCGAGATGTACTGGTATGGCGTCGAACAGCCGCGCAATCCGGTCATGGCCTATGCGTGGATGGACGTCGCCGCCGAACGTGGCTACCCGCTGTTCGTGGACCTGCGCAACGAGTACTGGGCGACCCTGCCGCTGGAACAGCATGACGCCGCGCGCGCGCAGGCAAGCGCATTGCGCGCCGAGTATGGCGACGAGGTCGCCCGCCCGCGCATGGCCGAAGTGCTGAGGAAGGGACGACGCGAGATGACCGGCAGCCGCGTAGGCTCGATGTCCAACAATGTCGACATCGTGTACATGGACGGCGGCATATCCCGCACGATCAAGGCCGACCGCCTGTATGACCCCAGGTACTGGGATCCGAAGCAGTACGAGCGCTGGCAGGACGAGACCTGGATGAAGATCCGCCGTGGCACGGTGGAGGTGGGCGTGCCTACGCAATCGCACGCTACCGACGCCAAGCCATGA
- a CDS encoding UvrD-helicase domain-containing protein, producing the protein MHGLNPPQAAAVLHIEGPLLVLAGAGSGKTRVIVEKIAHLIGCGRYPAKRIAAITFTNKSAKEMRERVAKRLREQDADEVTICTFHALGLKFLQIEHAAVGLKRGFSIFDADDAAAQIKDLMYGAKPDDIEDMKNLVSRAKNAGLSPEQAMAAARSNREKEAAGIYERYQLRLSAFNAVDFDDLIRLPVQILEENPEIALAWRERIGYLLVDECQDTNDAQYRLLKQLAGDKGNFTCVGDDDQSIYAWRGANPENLQQMGRDYPALEIIKLEQNYRCSNRVLRAANALIANNPHEHLKKLWSDQADGERIRVWECRNSEHEAEKVAAEIAFVAQTRNVPWSDFCILFRGNFQSRPLEKAMQLLRIPYHLTGGTMFLERQEVKDTLAWLRLLVNPDDDTAFLRAVQSPKREVGAGTLAKLAELASEKDMPMAQAAEAIGALQQLPPRAANSLARFTDILRDLRAQTRQISSGDMIRKVAKESGLLSELRQQAKEEASYQRRANNIEELAQWFEGGPRGATAADLAGQLALLSRSDKDEGGNQVRMMTMHASKGLEFPYVFIVGCEDGVLPHQVSLDEGNLQEERRLLYVGITRAKIQLWMSYSKLTRKFGEHVRLKPSRFFEEIPAEEIQRDGADPVADAARKKERATAGLAAIEALFD; encoded by the coding sequence ATGCACGGTCTCAATCCCCCCCAAGCTGCCGCCGTCCTCCACATCGAAGGACCGCTGCTGGTGCTCGCCGGCGCCGGCAGTGGCAAGACGCGCGTGATCGTGGAAAAGATCGCCCATCTGATCGGCTGTGGCCGCTACCCGGCCAAGCGCATCGCCGCGATCACCTTCACCAACAAGTCGGCCAAGGAAATGCGCGAGCGCGTGGCCAAGCGACTGCGCGAGCAGGATGCCGACGAAGTGACCATCTGCACCTTCCATGCCCTGGGCCTGAAGTTCCTGCAGATCGAGCATGCCGCGGTCGGGCTCAAGCGCGGTTTCTCGATCTTCGATGCCGATGACGCGGCCGCACAGATCAAGGACCTGATGTACGGCGCCAAGCCCGACGACATCGAGGACATGAAGAACCTGGTGTCGCGCGCCAAGAACGCCGGCCTGTCGCCGGAGCAGGCAATGGCCGCTGCGCGCAGCAACCGCGAAAAGGAAGCGGCCGGCATCTACGAGCGCTACCAGTTGCGCCTGAGCGCGTTCAACGCAGTGGACTTCGACGACCTGATCCGGTTGCCGGTGCAGATTCTGGAAGAGAACCCGGAAATCGCGCTGGCCTGGCGTGAGCGCATCGGCTACCTGCTCGTCGACGAATGCCAGGACACCAACGATGCGCAGTACCGCCTGCTCAAGCAGCTGGCCGGTGACAAGGGCAACTTCACCTGCGTCGGCGATGACGACCAGTCGATCTACGCCTGGCGCGGCGCCAACCCGGAAAACCTGCAGCAGATGGGACGCGATTACCCGGCGCTGGAAATCATCAAGCTGGAGCAGAACTACCGTTGTTCCAACCGCGTGCTGCGCGCGGCCAACGCGCTGATCGCCAACAACCCGCACGAACACCTGAAGAAGTTGTGGAGCGACCAGGCCGATGGTGAGCGCATCCGTGTGTGGGAGTGCCGCAACAGCGAACACGAGGCCGAGAAGGTCGCCGCCGAGATCGCGTTCGTGGCGCAGACGCGCAACGTACCGTGGAGCGATTTCTGCATCCTGTTCCGAGGCAACTTCCAGTCGCGTCCGCTGGAAAAGGCGATGCAGCTGCTGCGTATCCCCTACCACCTGACCGGTGGCACGATGTTCCTGGAGCGCCAGGAAGTGAAGGACACGCTGGCCTGGCTGCGGCTGCTGGTGAATCCGGACGACGACACCGCGTTCCTGCGTGCGGTGCAGTCGCCCAAGCGCGAGGTCGGTGCCGGCACCCTGGCCAAGTTGGCCGAGCTGGCCTCGGAAAAAGACATGCCGATGGCACAGGCCGCCGAGGCGATCGGCGCGCTGCAGCAGCTGCCACCGCGCGCGGCCAACAGCCTGGCGCGCTTCACCGACATCCTGCGTGACCTGCGTGCGCAGACGCGACAGATCAGCTCCGGCGACATGATCCGCAAGGTCGCCAAGGAGTCAGGCCTGCTCAGCGAGCTGCGGCAGCAGGCCAAGGAAGAAGCCAGCTACCAGCGTCGTGCCAACAACATCGAAGAGCTGGCGCAGTGGTTCGAGGGTGGCCCGCGTGGTGCCACCGCTGCCGACTTGGCGGGCCAGTTGGCGCTGTTGTCGCGCAGCGACAAGGACGAGGGCGGCAACCAGGTGCGGATGATGACCATGCACGCCTCCAAGGGCCTGGAATTCCCCTACGTGTTCATCGTTGGCTGCGAGGATGGCGTGCTGCCGCACCAGGTCAGTCTGGACGAGGGCAACCTGCAGGAAGAGCGGCGCCTGCTGTACGTGGGCATCACCCGCGCCAAGATCCAGCTGTGGATGAGCTACAGCAAGCTGACCCGCAAGTTCGGCGAGCACGTGCGGCTGAAGCCGAGCCGCTTCTTCGAGGAGATCCCGGCCGAGGAGATCCAGCGCGATGGCGCGGATCCGGTGGCGGATGCGGCGCGCAAGAAGGAGCGGGCGACGGCGGGGTTGGCGGCGATCGAGGCGTTGTTCGATTGA
- a CDS encoding ECF-type sigma factor, producing MDEGPDITVWLDAARGGDRAALDRVLTTLYQELHSMARRQLAGQQGRTLDATSLVHESYLKLLGSRGAARFEDRAHFFAYAASAMRSVVVDYARNRLARKRGGDLKRVAEIPENSSSGVRLDEDLLALDVALERLQAVDAHLAKVVELRYFAGLSELEIAELSQRSERSIRRDWQKARLFLLAAMRSD from the coding sequence ATGGACGAAGGCCCGGATATCACCGTCTGGCTGGATGCTGCGCGCGGCGGCGACCGCGCCGCGCTCGACCGGGTGCTGACCACTCTGTACCAGGAACTGCACAGCATGGCCCGGCGGCAGCTGGCCGGGCAGCAGGGGCGCACCCTGGATGCGACTTCGCTGGTCCACGAGTCCTACCTGAAGCTGCTGGGCAGCCGCGGTGCGGCGCGCTTCGAGGACCGTGCGCACTTCTTCGCCTATGCAGCCTCGGCGATGCGCAGCGTGGTCGTCGATTACGCGCGCAACCGGCTGGCGCGCAAGCGCGGTGGCGACCTCAAGCGGGTGGCCGAGATTCCCGAGAACAGCAGCAGCGGCGTGCGCCTGGACGAGGATCTGCTGGCCCTCGATGTTGCGTTGGAGCGCCTGCAGGCCGTCGATGCGCACCTGGCCAAGGTCGTGGAGCTGCGCTATTTCGCCGGTTTGTCCGAGCTGGAGATCGCCGAACTGAGCCAGCGCTCGGAACGCAGCATCCGCCGTGACTGGCAGAAGGCGCGGCTGTTCCTGCTGGCCGCGATGCGCAGCGACTGA
- a CDS encoding protein kinase: MDTARWQQLSSWLDQLLELTPAARQLRLQRLSAQDPTLGRELEHLLQQEADSHEFMAQPLWTATPPGRAGSEVGPYRLLHPLGEGGMGEVWLAERCDGLYQRQVALKLLRSGVADPGLRQRFGRERQILARLQHPHLAQLLDAGVDQHGQPYLALDYVEGEPISDYCRRLQPPLETRLQLMLQVCAVVSHAHANLVVHRDLKPSNILVRADGTVKLLDFGIAKLLDHDDPNAAHPATEIRAFTLHYAAPEQVRGEAVTTLTDVYSLGVVLFEVVTGHKPYRLRRHSDAEWERSILDVQVPRASALLQRLAAEPGAPRRALQRQAKRLRGDLDVLLEKALQKDPQQRYASAEALAGDLRRYLQGQPIQARPPGVGYRMRKYIGRHRWGVALAGLAALALLGTTSFALWQLRQTREEMARAQAMQDFTVGLFDKAASQRHGHFDVPQLLATGQQRGEAELADQPLALAELQGVIGRLRIGLGDYQLALQTLDQQRRLLQEVGEVPPALQIEAVTQRGRALRMLGRGRECLAHLLPLQPLAASEAAALPAAVAEFHSQLGRCQAQLGDADAARRSFQQALALRHQGIAERFGRAESLADLAALDATAGRLPAALAGYRQALALLGQRADASSPQVISLHRHLGDVLARQGDTKAAAAELELAWQAAQDAWGPRHPEALVVRRARALLALQRGQHALAGQELRQVQAQLLGALGPDHREIGYGEFALGKWASASDAPSAAAAHYARAVAIWRQPDHIALLPQALLAQGQALQEAGQTAQARSVLAEARQLLLAQHGPQEPALQELDARLAALAQAEQRIDSTAAR, translated from the coding sequence ATGGATACCGCCCGCTGGCAGCAATTGTCGTCCTGGTTGGACCAGCTGCTGGAGCTGACCCCCGCCGCCCGCCAGCTGCGCCTGCAGCGCTTGAGCGCGCAGGACCCGACGCTGGGACGCGAGCTGGAACACCTGCTGCAGCAGGAGGCCGACAGCCACGAGTTCATGGCCCAGCCGCTGTGGACCGCCACACCGCCGGGCCGCGCCGGGAGCGAGGTCGGTCCCTATCGGCTGCTGCACCCACTCGGCGAAGGTGGCATGGGCGAGGTCTGGCTGGCCGAGCGCTGCGATGGCCTGTACCAGCGCCAGGTTGCATTGAAGCTGCTGCGCAGTGGCGTCGCCGATCCCGGCCTGCGCCAGCGTTTCGGCCGCGAGCGGCAGATCCTGGCCCGCCTGCAGCACCCGCATCTGGCGCAACTGCTGGACGCCGGGGTGGATCAGCACGGGCAGCCTTACCTGGCGCTGGACTACGTCGAAGGCGAGCCGATCAGCGACTACTGCCGGCGCCTGCAACCGCCGCTGGAAACCCGGCTGCAGCTGATGCTGCAGGTCTGCGCGGTGGTCAGCCATGCGCATGCCAACCTGGTGGTGCACCGCGACCTGAAGCCCTCCAACATCCTGGTACGCGCCGATGGCACGGTGAAACTGCTCGACTTCGGCATCGCCAAGCTGCTCGACCACGATGATCCGAACGCGGCCCATCCGGCCACCGAAATCCGCGCGTTCACCCTGCACTACGCCGCGCCGGAGCAGGTGCGTGGCGAGGCGGTGACGACCCTGACCGATGTCTATTCGCTGGGCGTGGTGCTGTTCGAGGTGGTCACCGGACACAAGCCCTATCGCCTGCGCCGGCACAGCGACGCGGAATGGGAGCGCTCGATCCTGGATGTGCAGGTGCCGCGTGCCTCGGCGCTGCTGCAACGGTTGGCCGCCGAGCCGGGAGCACCGAGACGGGCGCTGCAGCGGCAGGCGAAACGATTGCGTGGCGATCTGGACGTGCTGCTGGAGAAGGCCCTGCAGAAGGACCCGCAGCAGCGCTACGCCTCCGCCGAAGCACTGGCCGGTGACCTGCGCCGCTACCTGCAGGGGCAGCCGATCCAGGCGCGGCCGCCGGGCGTGGGCTACCGCATGCGCAAGTACATCGGTCGCCATCGCTGGGGCGTAGCGCTGGCCGGGCTGGCCGCGCTGGCCCTGCTGGGTACGACCTCCTTCGCCCTGTGGCAGTTGCGCCAGACGCGCGAGGAAATGGCACGTGCGCAGGCCATGCAGGATTTCACCGTTGGCCTGTTCGACAAGGCGGCCAGCCAGCGCCACGGCCATTTCGACGTGCCGCAGCTGCTGGCCACCGGGCAGCAACGGGGCGAAGCCGAACTGGCTGACCAGCCGCTGGCGCTGGCCGAGCTGCAAGGGGTGATCGGCCGCCTGCGCATCGGCCTGGGCGACTACCAGCTGGCGCTGCAGACCCTGGACCAGCAGCGCCGGCTGCTGCAGGAAGTGGGCGAGGTGCCGCCGGCGCTGCAGATCGAGGCGGTCACCCAGCGTGGGCGCGCGCTGCGCATGCTCGGCCGCGGGCGCGAGTGCTTGGCGCACTTGCTGCCGTTGCAACCGTTGGCGGCCAGCGAGGCGGCGGCCCTGCCGGCGGCCGTGGCCGAATTCCACAGCCAGCTCGGGCGGTGCCAGGCCCAGCTGGGTGATGCCGATGCGGCGCGCCGGTCGTTCCAGCAGGCGCTGGCGCTGCGCCACCAGGGGATAGCCGAGCGCTTTGGGCGTGCTGAATCCCTGGCCGATCTGGCCGCCCTGGACGCCACCGCCGGGCGCTTGCCGGCCGCGCTGGCCGGGTACCGGCAAGCGCTGGCCCTGCTCGGCCAGCGCGCCGACGCCAGCAGCCCGCAGGTGATCAGCCTGCACCGCCACCTGGGCGATGTGTTGGCCCGCCAGGGCGACACGAAGGCGGCAGCGGCTGAGCTGGAGCTGGCCTGGCAGGCAGCACAGGATGCATGGGGGCCGCGCCACCCGGAGGCGCTGGTGGTACGCCGCGCGCGCGCGCTGCTGGCCCTGCAGCGTGGCCAGCACGCGCTGGCCGGCCAGGAACTGAGGCAGGTGCAGGCACAGCTGCTCGGCGCCCTGGGCCCGGATCATCGTGAGATCGGCTACGGCGAGTTCGCCCTGGGGAAATGGGCCAGCGCCAGCGACGCCCCATCGGCAGCGGCGGCGCACTATGCCCGCGCGGTGGCGATCTGGCGCCAGCCCGACCACATCGCATTGCTGCCGCAGGCGCTGCTGGCACAGGGTCAGGCCCTGCAGGAGGCCGGCCAGACCGCACAGGCCCGCAGCGTGCTGGCCGAGGCACGACAGCTGCTGCTGGCCCAGCACGGGCCACAGGAGCCGGCCCTGCAGGAGCTCGATGCGCGCCTTGCGGCATTGGCGCAGGCTGAACAGCGCATCGATTCCACCGCTGCCCGTTAA
- a CDS encoding GNAT family N-acetyltransferase: MHPIESERLRLRAIEPDRDAVPMLALLNDPGFVRFIGDRNVRDEAQAREYIALRVLHSYALNGFGMYAIERLSDGAWLGNAGLVRREGLPAPDIGYAVLSEYAGQGYASEAARAVFNHARTVLGLQDLYGITDLDNDVSAKVLLGLGMHERGVIQLPGIDSPSRLYATLGAAEV, from the coding sequence GTGCATCCCATTGAAAGCGAACGCCTGCGGCTGCGGGCCATTGAACCGGACCGTGATGCGGTGCCGATGCTGGCGCTGCTCAACGATCCGGGCTTCGTGCGTTTCATTGGTGACCGCAACGTGCGCGACGAAGCGCAGGCGCGCGAGTACATCGCCCTGCGTGTGCTGCACAGCTATGCGTTGAATGGCTTCGGCATGTATGCGATCGAGCGGCTGTCCGATGGTGCGTGGCTGGGCAACGCCGGGCTGGTGCGCCGTGAGGGGTTGCCGGCGCCGGATATCGGCTACGCGGTGCTGTCCGAGTACGCTGGGCAGGGCTATGCCAGCGAGGCGGCGCGGGCGGTGTTCAATCACGCACGCACGGTGCTGGGCCTGCAGGATCTGTATGGGATCACCGATCTGGACAACGACGTCTCGGCGAAGGTGCTGCTGGGTCTGGGCATGCACGAGCGCGGGGTCATCCAGCTGCCAGGTATCGACAGCCCCAGCCGCCTATACGCCACGCTCGGCGCGGCCGAGGTTTGA
- a CDS encoding thymidine kinase: MAKLYFYYSAMNAGKTTTLLQSAHNYRERGMRVAILTPRLDDRAGAGVVASRIGLRADGMAFERDTDLQQWVAQDLQANGPMGCVLVDEAQFLSRSQVWQLSEVVDQLRIPVLCYGLRTDFRGELFEGSQYLLAWADEMHEIKTICHSGKKATMTVRVDEHGHAVQDGPQVEIGGNERYVSVSRAEFKKITRGEGRIDPAQAPLPL; this comes from the coding sequence ATGGCCAAGCTCTATTTCTACTATTCGGCGATGAACGCCGGCAAGACCACCACTCTGCTGCAGAGCGCACACAACTACCGCGAGCGCGGCATGCGCGTGGCGATCCTGACCCCGCGCCTGGACGACCGTGCCGGCGCGGGCGTGGTCGCCTCGCGGATCGGCCTGCGCGCCGACGGCATGGCCTTCGAACGCGATACCGACCTGCAGCAGTGGGTCGCGCAGGATCTGCAGGCCAACGGGCCGATGGGTTGTGTGCTGGTGGACGAGGCGCAGTTCCTCAGCCGCAGCCAGGTCTGGCAGCTCAGCGAAGTGGTCGACCAGCTGCGCATCCCGGTGCTGTGCTATGGCCTGCGCACCGATTTCCGCGGCGAGTTGTTCGAAGGCAGCCAGTACCTGCTGGCCTGGGCCGACGAGATGCACGAGATCAAGACGATCTGCCACAGCGGCAAGAAGGCGACCATGACCGTGCGCGTGGACGAGCATGGCCATGCGGTGCAGGACGGCCCGCAGGTGGAGATCGGCGGCAACGAGCGCTACGTGTCGGTCAGCCGCGCCGAGTTCAAGAAGATCACCCGGGGCGAGGGCCGCATTGATCCGGCGCAGGCACCGCTGCCGTTGTAG
- a CDS encoding DUF480 domain-containing protein: MTDPAQTPDVPLLDAVQARLLGCLVEKEATTPDTYPLTVNAAQSAANQKTAREPVMNVSAGSVEHALRQLETLGLARQHFSSRADRYEHRLQSALDLTRQQTVLLALLLLRGPQTLGELVTRAERLHRFADADEARHAIERLQQRALLVVLPRASGQREDRYMHLLCGEVDGAALAAKYASSGGGAESADPGLAERVAQLEAAVAELQAQLAELRGG, from the coding sequence ATGACCGACCCTGCCCAGACCCCCGACGTTCCGCTGCTGGATGCCGTACAGGCGCGCCTGCTGGGCTGCCTGGTGGAGAAGGAAGCCACCACCCCGGACACCTACCCGCTGACGGTCAACGCCGCGCAATCGGCCGCCAACCAGAAGACCGCCCGCGAACCGGTGATGAACGTAAGCGCCGGCAGCGTGGAACACGCATTGCGCCAGCTGGAGACCCTGGGCCTGGCCCGCCAGCACTTCTCCTCGCGCGCCGACCGCTACGAGCACCGCCTGCAGAGCGCGCTGGACCTGACCCGGCAGCAGACCGTGCTGCTGGCCCTGCTGCTGCTGCGCGGGCCGCAGACGCTTGGCGAACTGGTCACCCGTGCCGAGCGCCTGCACCGCTTCGCCGATGCCGACGAAGCCCGCCACGCCATCGAGCGCCTGCAGCAACGTGCCCTGCTGGTGGTGCTGCCGCGCGCCAGCGGCCAGCGCGAAGACCGCTACATGCACCTGCTGTGCGGTGAAGTGGACGGCGCGGCGTTGGCGGCGAAGTACGCCAGCAGCGGCGGCGGTGCCGAGTCGGCCGATCCCGGCCTGGCCGAACGCGTGGCCCAGCTGGAAGCGGCCGTGGCCGAGCTGCAGGCGCAGCTGGCGGAACTGCGCGGCGGCTGA